The Dyadobacter sandarakinus DNA window CCACTTTCACACCGTCGCGGTCTGCAATTTTATTTTTAATAAGGCTCAGTTTCAAGGATTTTTTAAAATCTTCAAACTGCTCTTCAATCTGCTCGCGGGTGAACTTGCCTTCATTGGTACGTTCCAGCCATTCTTTCAGAAATTCCTCAGGCAGCTCAATGGAAATATTTTCCAGCAATGAATTTTCAATATCGCGGCGCAGCAATGCTTCTGTTTCACGCTCGTAGTTGCCTTTGATGATTTCCAGCACTTTCTCGCTGAACTGTTCTTCCCCCTCGGCCTGACCTGGTCCGAGTACTTTATCAAAAAACTCCTGGTTCAGCTCGGAAGGAGCCGAACGGTTTACATCTTCAACGGTCAGCGTGAATTCGCCGGATAGTTCGGCTGCATCTTCTTTTTTCTTCCCGGTAACATGTGCAATTGCAGACTCATCCGTAAAAGTATCGCGGATGTCAAAAATGATCACATCCCCTTTTTTTGCACCTACAAACTTGCTTAATGTTTCCTCTTTAATCTGCTTGGTAGGTACCGCAGTGCTGGTTGAGAATTCTGACGATGCTTGTGCCAGCGTTCCGTAAAGGATATCACCTGCCTCGCTGGTTTCAGGATGCAGTGTTTGTGCAAAACGTTCGCGCAGGCTGTCTACAGTTTTGGAAAGCTCGGCATCGTCCACATCAATACCATATCTTTTTACAGCGGGTAATTCACCCAGATTCACGTCGAAATCAGTAGCTACACCAAGGTTATAGCTGAATTCAAGTGCATTAGGGCTGTCCCAGTTCACTTCCGATGCTTTGTCGCGATCAGGAACCGGGTCACCTACAACCTGCAATTTGTTTTCACGGATGTAATTCGTTACAGCATTGCTGAGCAGGCTGTTGACTTCATCTACCAGGATGCTCTTACCATACATGCGCTGGATCACATGGGATGGTACCTTGCCAGGGCGGAATCCTTTCAGGTTTACACGCTTGGAATAATCCTTGATGGTTTTATCAACCTTAGGCTGATAGTCTTCCTTCGTCAGTGTAACTTTCAGAGAGGCTAATGTAGGCGAACTTTTTTCTAACAAAACTTCCATGTGTCGCTTATGCTTATGGTAATACCTAACAGAATATGAACGAAAAACAAAAATGCCCTCAAAACCAGGTCCTGAGGGCATTTGACGGGTCACTACGGAGCAGCTTCTGAAAAAAGGAATTGGACGCCCCGTCATTCCCCTGTTAATCTGTACGGGCGGAGGGAATCGAACCCCCACGCCTTGCGGCACTAGATCCTAAGTCTAGCACGTCTACCAGTTCCGCCACGCCCGCATTCGCCAATACATTCCGGCGCAAGCCGTCGAATTGGGAGTGCAAAGGTATTGTTAAATTTTAAATGCAAGCAAACTTTTCCCAAAAATTTATCATTTGGAAATCTGCTGTTTAACATTGTGGCTGGAATTTACTATTTTAGTGAAGCGTACTAATTAAATTATAGCAGTGGAGCAACTCGTTGAATCTCTCAACATTGATCTCGAACAGGAGCGGAAGGACATTCTCAAAAAGTACCGCAGGCTTTTGCGAACTGCGAAGCCCTATTTGAAGGATAATGACGCCAAATTAATCAAGAAAGCTTTTTACACCTCCGTAGATGCCCACAAGGACATGCGGCGGCGTTCGGGCGAACCTTACATTTACCATCCGCTTGCCGTAGCCCAGATCGTGGTTGAGGAAATCGGGCTTGGTACCACCGGCATTGTGTCGGCCCTGCTGCACGATGTGGTCGAAGATACGGACATGCGTATCGAGGATATTGAGCGGCTTTTTGGTAAAAAAGTAGCCAAGATCATCGACGGGCTGACCAAGATCTCGGGGCGCTTTGAATATGGTACCTCACAGCAGGCCGAGAATTTCCGGAAAATGCTGCTGACATTATCAGACGATGTACGGGTGATTCTTGTAAAGCTCGCCGACCGTCTGCATAATATGCGTACGCTAGACAGTATGCCACGCGACAAGCAGTTGAAAATCGCGTCGGAAACAATATTTATCTATGCTCCGCTGGCACACCGGCTTGGCTTGTACAGCATCAAGTCCGAGCTGGAAGAGCTTTATCTCAAATATACCGAGCCGCAGGAATACCGTGCGGTAGCCCGCAAGCTACGCGAGACCAAGAACATCCGCGACCGGTTCATTGCCAAGTTCATGGAGCCGATTGCACAGGATCTGGAAGCTGCGGGGCTTAATTTTATTCTCAAAGGAAGGCCTAAATCGATTTACTCGATCTGGAACAAGATGCGGAAGCAAAACAAGCCTTTTGAAGAGATTTATGATCTTTTTGCAATCCGTATTGTACTGGAATCACCTCCCGAAAGTGATCGTGAGAAGGCGATCTGCTGGCAGGCCTATTCTATTGTTACCGACCATTACAAACCCAATCCCGACCGCCTTAAAGACTTCCTGAGTACACCCCGGGCTAACGGATACCAGTCGCTGCATTCCACGGTGATGAGCAAAAGCGGACAATGGGTAGAAGTGCAGATCCGTACGAGCCGCATGGATGAAATTGCCGAGAAAGGCTATGCTGCGCACTGGAAGTACAAAGGCAACGATACCAAAGTGCGGGGTAACATTGAGCAGTGGATCACCCAGGTGCGGGAAACGCTTGAAAATGGATTCGGGGATAAAACCGCCGCAATCGAGTTTCTGGACGAGTTCAGGAGTAATCTCTTCAATGAGGAGGTTTTTGTTTTTACCCCTAAAGGAGAATTGAAAGTGCTGCAAAGCGGCGCTACGGCACTGGATTTTGCATTTGACATACACTCGGAAGTCGGTGCGCACTGCATGGCTGCCAAGGTAGGCGGCGCACTGGTACCCATCAGCTATGTGCTCAATAATGGCGACCAGATCGAAATCATTACTTCCGGGAAGCAAAAGCCTAATGAGGACTGGCTCAGGATTGTAGTAACTTCCAAGGCCCGCGGTCGGATCAAGGATTTTCTAAAAGAGGAAAACCGGCGGTACGAGACGGACGGCCGGCAGATGACCGAGAAAAAGCTCAAAACCCTCGGAATTGATCTGACCTCAGAAGTGGCCAACCAGCTGCGCGCGTTTTTTGAGTGTAAAACGCAGACTGATTTCTTTTACCGGATCGGGAAGGGCTATATTCAGCTGGATGAGCTGAAAAGGTTCAAGAGGGACAAGGAGATCAAAGAAAGGAAGCTTGCCGAAAGTTCAGGCAACAATAATTCAAATACGGTCAATCCGGCCTCGGATGGCGACGGAAAAGCATTTACCAAGTTCCTGAAACACATTCACGGCGACCGGGCGGATAGTGATACCCTGCTGATCGGCGATGATATGGACAAAATCGATTACAAGCTTGCCCAGTGCTGTAATCCGATTGCGGGCGATGACGTATTTGGCTTTGTGACGATCAATGAAGGAATAAAAATACACCGCACTACCTGCCCCAATGCAGCCGAGCTGATGTCCAAGCACGGCAACCGCATTATCAAGGCCAAGTGGGAGTCCAACAAGCAGGAAGCATTCTTGGCGGGGTTGTATCTTTCGGGAACAGATCGGGTAGGACTGGTGAATGATGTGACCAGAATTATCTCGAATGAGCTGCACATCAACATGCGTGGCCTGACCATAGATACCAAAGACGGCGTGTTCAACGGAGATATAAAATTGTATGTGCAGGATACCCGCCACCTCGATATTCTGATTGCCAAACTGGAACAGGTAGAGGGGGTTTACAACGTGCAGCGGTTTGATAATAATCTGACTGACAGCTGAGAGTTATGAACCTTTGTGGTGCAGATATGTTATGAAAACGGCATACGGCAATGTCCGTAATAAGAGAGTTTTCAAAACGGGTTTTAAGTAAAAAAGCGTATTTTCGCGCAAGATTATCAGAGATATGCCACAAGCTAGCAAGCCGAATTTTGAAGCCGCCAAGAAAATCTTAACGGCTTATCTGGAAAATAAAGGACTTCGTAAAACCCCCGAAAGGTTTGCGATATTGGAAGAAATCTACACCAGGGAGGACCATTTTGATGTGGATGAACTGTACATCAGCATGAAAAACAAGCGTTACCGCGTGAGCCGTGCTACGGTGTACAACACGCTGGACGTGCTGGTGGATTGCGACCTGGTGACCAAGCATCAGTTTGGTAAAAACCTGGCGCAGTTTGAAAAGTCGTACGGAAACAAGCAGCACGACCACCTTATCTGTACCGATTGTCATAAGGTGATGGAGTTTTGCGACCCGCGTATACAAAGTATTCAGAATATGGTTGGTGAAATGCTGAATTTCAGTGTACTGCATCACTCCCTGATATTTTACGGAAACTGTAACAAAGAGAACTGCCAGAACCGCAACGAAGCTCCCAAAGAAGCATCCGCCGTTTACGAAGACAGATAATGCAATTAAAAGCAGGCCGGCATTATCTGGTCCTGCACTCACCATTTTTTCAGTAATCAAAAATTTTAATGAAAGTTGACGTATTGCTTGGTCTTCAATGGGGAGACGAGGGTAAAGGAAAAATCGTGGACGTTCTTGCGCCCCGCTATCAGGTTGTAGGACGGTTCCAGGGAGGCCCCAATGCAGGGCATACACTGGAATTTGACGGTATCAAGCACGTTTTACACCAGATACCCTCCGGGATTTTCAGAAGCGATATCCAGAACGTGATCGGAAACGGCGTTGTGCTGGACCCAATCGTTTTTAAAAAAGAAATAGACAATCTTGGCCCATATAACCTGGACCTTGTTGCCAACCTGTTCATTTCCAAGAAAGCCTCACTGATCGTGCCTACCCATTCTTTGCTGGATGCGGCTTACGAGCGTTCTAAAGGAGAAGCCAAAATCGGATCGACCCTGCGTGGTATCGGTCCGGCTTACCAGGACAAAATAGCACGTCTGGGCCTCAGGGTAGGGGATATACTTTCACCACGTTTTGCCGACAAATACAAAAAGCTGGTAGATGCGCATAAGGTAATCCTTGACTTCTACGCTTTTGACTATTCAGAGCTGCTTGCGCCGGCAGAGGAGAAGTTTTTTGCAGCAGTGGAATTCATGAAGCAGTTTACCCTGGCAAATAGTGAATACCTGATCAATGAATCGCTGGATGCCGGAAAATCGGTATTGGCGGAAGGTGCGCAGGGATCGCTGCTGGATGTTGATTTCGGTTCATATCCGTTTGTGACCAGCTCTACAACCATGGCAGCCGGTGCCTGCACAGGACTGGGGATTTCTCCCAGCCAGATCGGTGAAGTATTCGGGATATTCAAGGCTTACTGCACCCGGGTTGGAAGCGGACCATTCCCTACTGAGCTGCTGGATGCTACCGGTGAGGAAATGCGCAAAGAAGGTCGTGAGTTTGGTGCCACAACTGGCCGGCCCCGCCGCTGCGGTTGGCTCGACCTGCCTGCATTGAAGTATGCGATCATGATCAATGGTGTGACGCAGCTTATTATGATGAAAGTCGATGTACTTACCATTTTTGATACAATCAAGGTTTGTACGCATTATCGCCTTGCTGACGGCACTTTGACAACCCAGCTTCCTTATGACCTTTGTGACGAAACCGTAGAGCCGGTTTACAAAGAATTTTCAGGATGGAAAACGTCACTCGACGGCATTTATGACTTTGATGCTATTCCTGAACAACTGCTTGCTTACGTGAAATTTCTGGAAGAAGAATTGAACCTGCCGATTACCTATATTTCTACGGGGCCGGACCGTGAGGCACTGATCAGCCGGGAGGCGTCAGCTGCTGAGGCATAATTATAAAACGAAAATGATGCTCGTCACCCTGAACGTACATACGCTCAGGGTGACTTTGTTTTACAGCCGTACCTACGACAGCAGGTTCAGCACATCGTCACGTGTCAGCGACTTGATAAAACCTTCTTCATTGGATATCAGCTCATTGGCAAGCTGCTTCTTGGTGTGCTGCAAAGCCAGGATTTTTTCTTCAACCGTGTTTTTGGTGATGAACTTGTAGGTAAACACAGTACGGTCCTGCCCAATGCGATGAGCCCGGTCAACCGCTTGTGCTTCTATGGCCGGATTCCACCAGGGATCAAGGATAAACACATAGTCGGCAGCGGTAAGGTTGAGCCCCAGCCCACCGGCTTTCAGTGAAATGAGGAAAAGCTTGATTTTTGGATTTTGCTGAAAATGCTCCACCTGCTCCTGCCGGTCCCGCGTGGAGCCATCAAGATAGGCGTAAGAAATCCCTTTTTCATCCAGGTACGCCCTGAATAGATCCAGATGCCGGATGTACTGACTGAAAATCAGAATTTTATGATTTTCACCGATTGCAGTCTGCATTTTATGGATCACATCCTCGAACTTGCCGGAGCCGAATGCATACCCGGAGTCCACCATCACAGGATGATTGGCAAGCTGGCGCAGGCGCGTCAAACCTTGCAGGACAACCAGTTGCGACTTGGAAATCCCTTCACTATCAATGCTCTGAAGGATCATGTTGCGGTAATAAGCTTTGGCTTCCTCATAAGCCTTTTCCTGCTCCTCGGACATGTCACAGTACTGTACACTTTCCACTTTTTCAGGAAGGTCGGTCGCTACCTGTGATTTTAATCTTCTGAGAATAAAGGGTTTGATCAGGTTGTACAGCTTTTTGGTCTTTTCCTCATCATTTCTTTTCTCGATAGGTACCTGAAATTCGTCCCGGAAAAATGACTGGCTGCCCAGCAACCCGGGATTGATAAATGACATTTGCGACCAGAGGTCGAGGGTGCTGTTTTCCACCGGCGTACCCGTCAGGATCAGCCGGAAGGCGGAGTTCAGGTTTTTGACAGCCTTCGTAATGATGGAAGCCGGATTTTTGATCGCCTGCGACTCGTCCAGAATAACATAGTTGAAGCGATAAGTTCTCAGAAGGTCTATATCCAGGCGTACAATGCCGTAAGATGTCAGGATAAGATCATAATCGTTGAAGAGCGCAGTATCTTTTTCGCGGTTGGTTCCGGTGTAAATCAGCAGCTTCAACTCAGGCGTGAATCGTTTTGCTTCAAGCTGCCAGTTGTAAAGCAGGGAAGTAGGCATAATCAGCAGGGAAGGCTCCAATGTACCAGCCTCTTTCTGCGATTGGAGGAGGGCCAGTGTTTGTACGGTTTTTCCCAATCCCATATCATCGGCAAGGCACCCGCCAAAACGATAATGCTTTAAAAACTGCATCCAGTCATACCCGGCTTTCTGGTACGGCCGCAATGCTCCCTGGAAGCCTAGGGGAGGATTACTGGGTTCAATGTGATTGAAATCACGGAGGTTTTCGAGTTTTCTGCTGATAATGGCAGTTGCAAGATTTTCTTCTTTAAGCTCCTGTACCAATGCAAGATGATGCATGTTGAGCCGGAGCTGGTCGGCTTCACCGGATTGCTCGGTAAATGAGAAGAACTCAGAGTACTTGGTAAACCACCAGTCGGGTATGACGGCAATTTCTCCATTTGGTAACAAAAACTCCTTTTTACGACCGAGAATATAGTTTTTAAGCTGGATAAAAGGAATCTCAAATTCACCGAAACGAACTTTGGCATTGATATCAAACCAGTCACGGCCCTCCTGAATAGAAATATCCAGCGACGAGTATCCCAGGAAGTAGCGTTTGCTGTCGGAAGTGTTTTGCCGGACAAAAATCCCGTTTTGCGCAAGTGTATTGGCATTGCTCTGCAGCCAGCCAAATGCATGTGCCTTGGGCATGCGGATCGTTCCGTCCCGCATATTCAGCCCCCAGTCTTTGAGCCGGGTGACATTCAGCCGCTCGGTTTCTATGTCGCGCTGTATTTTATTAAAAAAATAGTCATTTCCCTTCTTCTCCATCTGCACGCTGGCGGGGTGTGCAAAGCTGTCGTAGTGAAACGAAAAATTGGCGTACTGAAAAGAAAGGTCAAAGGAGAGATCAACGTCTTCATCCTCACCCTCATCCGAATGATCGTCAGCGCCGGCCAGGATGAGAGGGGGCTTTTCGGCATATTCCGAAATGGTAAGGACCGTTTTGGGAGACGATGAGACATTGCGTATCTCGAAACCACGCGCTACCACGTCGTAGGAGGCAATCAGCGGGGCCACAAACCTGCCATAATACTGCTCCTCAACCTGCCCGGGGATGGCTATATATTTTTTTGCCAAAAAAGGCTTGATCTTTTTGCCGTCCACATTGCCTTCGAACTGATACAAATGCCCTTCCACGAGCAGCCATGCAGGCTCTTCGCAAACCAGGAATGCATTTTTGTATTGGAAATCAAGCTTTTGGTAGCGATGCCGGATGGTGGGAAAATAGTGCGTATTG harbors:
- the tig gene encoding trigger factor, with the translated sequence MEVLLEKSSPTLASLKVTLTKEDYQPKVDKTIKDYSKRVNLKGFRPGKVPSHVIQRMYGKSILVDEVNSLLSNAVTNYIRENKLQVVGDPVPDRDKASEVNWDSPNALEFSYNLGVATDFDVNLGELPAVKRYGIDVDDAELSKTVDSLRERFAQTLHPETSEAGDILYGTLAQASSEFSTSTAVPTKQIKEETLSKFVGAKKGDVIIFDIRDTFTDESAIAHVTGKKKEDAAELSGEFTLTVEDVNRSAPSELNQEFFDKVLGPGQAEGEEQFSEKVLEIIKGNYERETEALLRRDIENSLLENISIELPEEFLKEWLERTNEGKFTREQIEEQFEDFKKSLKLSLIKNKIADRDGVKVEYPELLDFTREMVKGQFGIYGDDENMRETIDRVAQGYLADKERDNYTSVFNQMFDNKVLDLIRNQVTTDEQTISVSEFEKLAKGETVEA
- a CDS encoding RelA/SpoT family protein translates to MEQLVESLNIDLEQERKDILKKYRRLLRTAKPYLKDNDAKLIKKAFYTSVDAHKDMRRRSGEPYIYHPLAVAQIVVEEIGLGTTGIVSALLHDVVEDTDMRIEDIERLFGKKVAKIIDGLTKISGRFEYGTSQQAENFRKMLLTLSDDVRVILVKLADRLHNMRTLDSMPRDKQLKIASETIFIYAPLAHRLGLYSIKSELEELYLKYTEPQEYRAVARKLRETKNIRDRFIAKFMEPIAQDLEAAGLNFILKGRPKSIYSIWNKMRKQNKPFEEIYDLFAIRIVLESPPESDREKAICWQAYSIVTDHYKPNPDRLKDFLSTPRANGYQSLHSTVMSKSGQWVEVQIRTSRMDEIAEKGYAAHWKYKGNDTKVRGNIEQWITQVRETLENGFGDKTAAIEFLDEFRSNLFNEEVFVFTPKGELKVLQSGATALDFAFDIHSEVGAHCMAAKVGGALVPISYVLNNGDQIEIITSGKQKPNEDWLRIVVTSKARGRIKDFLKEENRRYETDGRQMTEKKLKTLGIDLTSEVANQLRAFFECKTQTDFFYRIGKGYIQLDELKRFKRDKEIKERKLAESSGNNNSNTVNPASDGDGKAFTKFLKHIHGDRADSDTLLIGDDMDKIDYKLAQCCNPIAGDDVFGFVTINEGIKIHRTTCPNAAELMSKHGNRIIKAKWESNKQEAFLAGLYLSGTDRVGLVNDVTRIISNELHINMRGLTIDTKDGVFNGDIKLYVQDTRHLDILIAKLEQVEGVYNVQRFDNNLTDS
- a CDS encoding Fur family transcriptional regulator translates to MPQASKPNFEAAKKILTAYLENKGLRKTPERFAILEEIYTREDHFDVDELYISMKNKRYRVSRATVYNTLDVLVDCDLVTKHQFGKNLAQFEKSYGNKQHDHLICTDCHKVMEFCDPRIQSIQNMVGEMLNFSVLHHSLIFYGNCNKENCQNRNEAPKEASAVYEDR
- a CDS encoding adenylosuccinate synthase, translated to MKVDVLLGLQWGDEGKGKIVDVLAPRYQVVGRFQGGPNAGHTLEFDGIKHVLHQIPSGIFRSDIQNVIGNGVVLDPIVFKKEIDNLGPYNLDLVANLFISKKASLIVPTHSLLDAAYERSKGEAKIGSTLRGIGPAYQDKIARLGLRVGDILSPRFADKYKKLVDAHKVILDFYAFDYSELLAPAEEKFFAAVEFMKQFTLANSEYLINESLDAGKSVLAEGAQGSLLDVDFGSYPFVTSSTTMAAGACTGLGISPSQIGEVFGIFKAYCTRVGSGPFPTELLDATGEEMRKEGREFGATTGRPRRCGWLDLPALKYAIMINGVTQLIMMKVDVLTIFDTIKVCTHYRLADGTLTTQLPYDLCDETVEPVYKEFSGWKTSLDGIYDFDAIPEQLLAYVKFLEEELNLPITYISTGPDREALISREASAAEA
- a CDS encoding DEAD/DEAH box helicase, with the protein product MKVSPSEPFKIIYTILNHEYLGYIFESFVVQLNGQGAFSFQVQNISSKNVREFRAGLDTADFELVKLIDDIQQDTVLRKFNTKKWSAVDFFLKVYDSQKGDKAIQEAIAGYLENCKARILEKLRGKHLFIMGSDGNPLWKEVMLEDEKATIRFHFIRNADNTHYFPTIRHRYQKLDFQYKNAFLVCEEPAWLLVEGHLYQFEGNVDGKKIKPFLAKKYIAIPGQVEEQYYGRFVAPLIASYDVVARGFEIRNVSSSPKTVLTISEYAEKPPLILAGADDHSDEGEDEDVDLSFDLSFQYANFSFHYDSFAHPASVQMEKKGNDYFFNKIQRDIETERLNVTRLKDWGLNMRDGTIRMPKAHAFGWLQSNANTLAQNGIFVRQNTSDSKRYFLGYSSLDISIQEGRDWFDINAKVRFGEFEIPFIQLKNYILGRKKEFLLPNGEIAVIPDWWFTKYSEFFSFTEQSGEADQLRLNMHHLALVQELKEENLATAIISRKLENLRDFNHIEPSNPPLGFQGALRPYQKAGYDWMQFLKHYRFGGCLADDMGLGKTVQTLALLQSQKEAGTLEPSLLIMPTSLLYNWQLEAKRFTPELKLLIYTGTNREKDTALFNDYDLILTSYGIVRLDIDLLRTYRFNYVILDESQAIKNPASIITKAVKNLNSAFRLILTGTPVENSTLDLWSQMSFINPGLLGSQSFFRDEFQVPIEKRNDEEKTKKLYNLIKPFILRRLKSQVATDLPEKVESVQYCDMSEEQEKAYEEAKAYYRNMILQSIDSEGISKSQLVVLQGLTRLRQLANHPVMVDSGYAFGSGKFEDVIHKMQTAIGENHKILIFSQYIRHLDLFRAYLDEKGISYAYLDGSTRDRQEQVEHFQQNPKIKLFLISLKAGGLGLNLTAADYVFILDPWWNPAIEAQAVDRAHRIGQDRTVFTYKFITKNTVEEKILALQHTKKQLANELISNEEGFIKSLTRDDVLNLLS